The DNA segment GCGCGGGTCGGGCTCAACCAAGTGGAGAATTTCCTGCACTCGGACGCCTTCTTCACGCACGGTAACAGCGGCGGCCCCTTGGTCGACGTACAGGGGCTGGTGCTCGGGGTCAACGACATGACCTACGGCGCCTTCAAGGCCCAGGGGTATTCCATCCCTTCGCGGATGGCTCGATGGGTGGTCGAGAGGATCCAGAAAGACGGTGCCTATCGCCGTGGGTTCGTCGGCCTCCAGGTCCGGCCGGCCGATGCGGAAAGCCTCAAGAAGTTCTCCCTCAAGCGGAATCGCGGACTGCTGGTGGAATCGGTGCTCAAGGGAACCCCCGCGGAAGGGGCGGGCTTTCACGTCGGCGATCTCCTGTTCGGCATCAATGGCCGCGGTGCGACGGAGATGTACCTCCTCCAGGAGGCGGTGTCGAGCGTGGGGCCGGATGCCCCGCTGACCTTCAACCTGGAGCGCGCCGGCGCCGAGACGACCCTGTCCGTGAAGACGGCGTTGCGCCCCGCGACGCCCCGCATCGATCCGCTGAAGGACCTGGAGCGCTATCTGCAGGCGGAATTCGTCGAGGACCCGAGAGGGGGTCGGGTGGATCTGCGCATCTTCAACAACTTCAGCATCGCGGGAAGCTACCACCTGGTGGACAACGAGAGGGTGCTGGACGTGCTCCCGGCCCAGGACTGGAAAGAGCAGCCGCTGAGGCCCGAGGTCTTCAGAGCGCTGTCGCCCCATTCGGTGAAGAGCCTCGCGGATCTGCGGGAGGCGCTGGTGCGGATGTACCTGGGAGGGCGGATCGGCGTGGCGCTGAACCTGAAGGCGCAGCAGCAACGTGTCGTCTCCGTCGTCATCGAGGAGAACTGGGCGGTCATTCTATGAAAAGCACACTCACCCGCGCGGCGCTGTTGCTGGTGGTGGCGGCACTCCTGGCGGTGGGCGCCTCGGCGGCGCTCCCGGACCAGGGGCCGGCCGGGGTCGCCTCCGAGACCGTCTGTCCCCGGTGCGGCTACCGCTCCCAGGCCGGATGGCGTCACTGCGCCGCCTGCGGATGGGACCTCCGGGTCCTCGCCGGTGCCGAAGGCGCGGCGCGATTGCAGAAAGTCGGCGCCTCCGTGGTCGGCCTGATCCTGGTGAAGGAGCCGCCGAGCATTGAGGAAGCCTTCCCGCCACAACTGGTCCGGCAATTCTCCTCGGGGTTCCTGGCGCGCTACCTGCCGCGCCGCACCAAGCGGTTCGCGACCGCCTTTCCCTATTCCCGGCCGGGGCTGTATGTCACCAGCGCGCGGGCCCTCGAATGGGTCGAGGTGGCCGACGTCCGCACCTACAACAACAGGATTGTGTCCGCACAAATCCTGGGATACGACCTTCCCTCGGGCATCGGAGTGTTGCAGGCCAACGTTCCCGACGCCCTCCCGCTGGCGGCGTCGGAATTGGTCCCGGGAGAGCTGGATCCCGCATGGGCCATCTGCTATCCCGTCGCCGTGGGAGATGGAACGGTCGACTACCTCCCGGAGGCTTTCCATCGCGGCCGAATCTCTGCCGTGGAGCAGGACGGAACCAACCTGATCGCCTTCGAGCACCTGCTGCGGACCGACCACACGCTCGAGGAGGGGTGCCAGGGTGGACCGCTGCTCGACGCTTACGGCGCGGCGGCTGGCATGGTGCTCAGCTCCCCCGATCCCGGAATCAACTTCGCGGTTCCGGCGGCGGATCTGAAGGGAATGGTCGAGCTGCTGGCCGAGAAGAAGAAGGCGGAGCGCCCGTATTTCGGCGTCGGGCTGGTGAAGATGGACGAACGGCGGCGGGCGCGCTTCGACCTTCCACCGGACACGATGCTTCCCGTGGTCTCGTACCTCGTTCCCGGCTCGCCCGCGGAAAAGGCCGGAGTGCAGCCCGGCGATCTCCTCGGGGGCGTCGGCAGTGAAGCGGTCCACAGCGTGGCCGGAGCGGGATCCTTGCTCCTGCGCTCGGTCCCGGGAACCGCCGTGTCCTTGAAGCTGATGCGCCGCGGCAAGGAGATGACGCTCGCCGTGAATCCGACTCCCAGACCGGCGAAGATCCTGCTCGCTCCCGCCGACGAGATCCAGGAAGGGTTGCAGGCCAACCTGGTGGAAGTCGACACCGGGTCCACGTCGCAGCAGGGGCTCCGCTTCCAGAACCTGGTGCGTGGCGGCCGCGGGGAGAAGGAGGGCTTCCATGAAGGCGACCTGTTGATTTCGGTCGACGGCAAAGGAGTTCGCCACCTCGAGACCCTCAACCAGATTGTGAGGGGCGGCAACGTCCACATCTTCGGGGAAAAGAGTGCGGCGGCAGGGCCGCCGCGGCTGGCGACCTATGCCATGCAGCTCAGCGTGAAGACCGCGGAGAAGGGAGAAAAGGAGGAGCGCTATTATTGGAACCTCTTTCCCGACGTCCTTTCAGCCCCCGTCTACTGAGGAGGCAGGAGTGAACCTTCCAGCGCTTTGTCCTGGGACGAAACGATCCAGAAGCTCGAGCTCCCGGGCCTGGATTGCCGCGCTGCTGATTCTCCTCATGGGCACCGCGATCTCCTGGAGCCAGGCGCCGCATTGCCCGAAGTGCGGCGCCGAGGTGGAGACAGGAGATTCGTACTGCTCGCAGTGCGGCGCGAAACTGGAGGGAATCGCCGCGGCCGCGGGCACCGCCGCACCCCAGCCCAGGGAATCGCTGATCCAGGTCGTGGCCATCCACGACCGAGAGGCCACTTCCGTGTACGAGGCGATGGCCAACGGCGCCACCGTACGCGTGGACTCGCTGCTTGGCAGCGGGTTTTCTCTGGGCGGAGGCGAGTTTCTGTCGGATGCTTCCCTCCTGATGGGAGCGCGCGAGATCCGGATACGGGACGCGCGCGGGAGAACGGGATCGGCGCGAATCACGGCCCTGGATCCTCTCGTCGGCGTGGGACTGCTGTCGTCGGATCTCAACGACATCCCTCCGCTGGCGCGCCGTCAGGCGGAGCCGATGCGCGAGGGAGAAGAGCTGCTGGCCCTCGGCTACACGTCGGCGAGCGGCATGGCCCCGGCGGTGACAAGCACGCCGGGCGTGGTGAGCGGACTGCATCGATCCGGATTCGGGATCCATCCGGTCGAGGACTACCTGCAGAGCGATGTCTCGCTGCCCCGCGGGTTCGCGGGCGGCCCCGGGGTCGATGCGCAGGGCCGGCTGGCGGGCATGTGCACCGCCATGCAGTTCGGACAGAATTTGATGCAGGGGATGACGGGTATCGGATTGCTGATCCCGGCGGAATGGCTGGACCGCAGCCTGGCCTGGATGCGGGCCGGCTCTCCTCCTCGAGTCTGGATAGGCGCCCACGTGGAGCCGGCCGATTCCGACTCCCGGAAACTCTTCTCTTTGGGTCCCAACATCCGCTGGGTCGTGGAGGATGTCTTCCCCGACAGCCCCGCCCAGCAGGCGGGAATGCGACGTGGAGATGGGCTTTCGAAGGTACACGGAGAGGTCCTGACCACCCTGGCTGTCGTACAATCAATCCTGCTGCAGGCTGCCGCCGGAGACAAATGGGTCGTCGAAGTCCAGCGCGAAGGGAAGGCCGTGCCGATCGATCTGGTCCTGGCACGGCGGCCCGACCGCCCGCGTCTGACGGGTCGTGACGCTCTGCGGCTGTACGGCGGCTTCGAGATCCAGCCTGAGAGCGACTCGCGTCTGGTGATCTCGCGGGTCCAGGCCGGTAGCGAAGCATCGGACAGCAAGCTGCAGCCGGGCGATGCGCTGGCTTCCTTCTTCACCAAGAAGGACATGGAGCATGTGGAGCGCTCCGACGCACGCTGGAGAAGCGTCAAGGATCTGGGCGATCTGGAGACGCAGATCCAGCGGGCCTATTCCGATCTCGATTTCTTCCTCGGGTTGCGGTTCCGATGCAAGGACGGCGAGAAGCGGACCCTTTTCCTGTACCAGATGTTGACGGCTACGAACGCGCTATGATTGGCCAGGGAGCTCCCGTGACGGCTCGACGCCTTCCGCACAGGATCGTGATTCTCGCGGCACTTTTGGCCACGGGCACGTCGCTGTCCGGCGCGGCGGTCAAGACCAGCGCCCACTCGGGCGGCTGGAACAAACATTCCACCTGGGTGGGCGGCGCCGTGCCTCTCCCATCCGACGAGGTGGTGATCGCCTCCGGGCACCGCGTCGTTTTCACCCAGTTTGCCAACGGCGTCGACGAATGCGCCCGGCTCGTGGTTGAGAGCGGGGGCGAGATGGTGATTTCGGGAAACCGGGTGGTGTTCGAGATGGGCGGCAACGGCGTGGGAGTAGCGGGCGGCGTCGACATTTCCGGCCGGATGAGCCTCATCGGCGGCGTCACCCTGAGCCTGCGTCCCGACGGCAACGCCACGGCGGCGGAGGACGGCGTGCGGGTGCGCGCCGGCGGGCTGCTCCAGGTCAAGGGAGATATCCTGCATCAGGGGACGGTGGCTTCGGTCATCGCCGATGACGGAACGTCGGACATCTACCTCACCGATCCCTCGCTGCCGTCGCTGGTCTACAGTCCGGAGTTGCGGGTCGCCTGGCGCTCGGGGCAGCGCAAGGGGCGCTGGTACGATCTGACGTCTTTGTCGGGGAGCACCTTGCTGCTCGACTACGACAGCCGCAGCAACGCGCAGCGCACCGGACAGCCCGACTACCGGACAGGCCTGGCGTCGGTGTCGGGGAAGAACGTGACCGGGTCCGGGACCTTATGGAACAACGCGCTCGCGGCGGGCTCCTGGTTCTGGTGTGATGCCGACGGGATCGGGACCAGGGTCCGCGTCGAGAAAGTGGTGTCCGCGACGTCGCTCGTCCTGGCCTTCGCGATACCGGGCTCGGCCTGCTTGTCACCCGGCGCCTACACGCTGCGCGACGAGAACCAGCCCTATCCGGCCTCCGACGTATCCGAGAAGGTGGGCGTCGGCGACCAGTACCAGATCCTCCGCCCGGCCGTGATACGCGGCGCCGGAGCCTCGGACACCGATTTCGACCATCAGATCTTCGTCCGCGTGGAGCCCGGCGCAGGCTATGACTTCGAGGCGGCTTCCTTCGAATCGGTCGGCAAGGAAGCCTGGGCCACGGGAAGCGGCAGCGGCATTTATATCCAGGGCTACACGGGAGGCGGCGCATCGACCGGGATCTTCGACACGGTGGAGATCTATCGTTACGCCGGCGAGGCGGCGATCGAATGGGAGGACTCGACGCGCTTCGATGTCGACTGGCTCTTCCTGCACTGGGCGCATCCGATGATCACGGCGCGAAACGAAGGACACGGCCTGAAGATCGAGCATACACGACCGGAGCTCTCCGCCGACGACGTGCACGTCCGCAACGCCCGCTTCGATCGGACGAATGACGATTTTGTCTGGTGGTCCTCGAAAGCCGGGGGGAGCTCCGGGGTCTACGACAGCATCGGCAAGTACTGCCCGAACACCGCCTCCGGCGACTCGTGCGACGCGGTCGATACCCTCGATCAGGTCGGAAGCCCCGGAGGGCAGCTGCGCATCGAGCACAACCTCTTCGCCAACATCGGCGCGGACGATGGCGGTTCCTGCCTGCAGGTCGCCTCGATCGGCAGCGGCGCCACACCGGCCTGGACCGGCCAGGGCTGGGTGGCGCGCGACAACGTCTGCCTCAACCTGCAAAGCACTTCCTGCTTCATCACGATCGGGTCTACGCGCACCTGGGACCGGGAGAGCATCTGGGCCGTTAATAACGTGTGCGTCAGCGTGTTGGGCAACGGCATGGAAGCGATTCCGCGCGCCTTCCAGAACGAGATTCTGCAGTTCGGGCTGGTCCGCAACATGGCGGCGGACGGCATCCGGGATGCCTACCAGGCGCGTGGCAACATCGTGCGCGGCGCCGACCGCCGAAGCATCGACACCTCCTTCTTTCCGCGCGGCATTTCCGTGGGGGTCGGATTGCCTAACCACTCCGCCTGGATGGGCACCGGCTGGTCGGTCACCGACAATGCGGTGCTGGTTTCGGGGCTCGGCATGATGGTCCTTTCATGGTCGTCGGCCGCCTATCCTTCGACCCAGGATGGCTTCCTCCTCCACAATCTTTTCATGCGTCCGCCGCGTGATAACCCCGCTATCCAGATGACCGGCCTCTTCGACGCGCATGTGGAGCCCGCCGCCGCGCGCATCAACATCACCGACAATATCTTCGAGGCCATGGGAGCGATGATGTGGAAGGCCGGCGTGGGCTACGGGAATTCGATGTTGGATTTCCTGAACTACAGTCTGGTCAACAGGCTCTCCGGCTCGGGAGCCGACTGGATTGGATCTCTGACGTCGATTTCCCAGGTCAGCGGGACGACCGGCCTCCAGGGAACCAGCAGCATGGGCCTGGAGATCCTGCCGGGCACGGCGGCATGGCTGGCACCGACCAGCGACGGCTCCCGGATCGGCCCGCGCTATGCCGGGACAGACCCGGCCCGGCTTCCGAGCGTTCCCGCCGAGCTCTTCCTGCCGGTCGATCCCGACCACGACGATCTCGACTCCGATGGCGACGCTTTGATCGACCGGTGGGACAACTGTCCTGCAGTGCCGAATCCCGGATGGGCCGATTCCGACGGCGACGGGATCGGGGATGCCTGCGATCCAAGCTGAGGAAGGATGCCGCGCGACTCCAGCACGTTGCGAGTGGGCTCGTCCGCGCCCGATTTCACGCTGCGCACCGCGGAAGGGGAAGCCTTCACGCTGCGCGACGCCGGCGGCCCGCTGGCGCTCATCTTCATCCGGGGCACCTGGTGACCCAACTGCCGCAGGCAGCTGGCTCAGTTGGAGCCGGCGGAAGCGGAGTTCGCCGGGCGGCGCGCCAGGCTGTGGATGGTCGCGGCGCAGAAACCCTCGGGGCTGTCGGACCCGCGCGGGCTCCTGAGCAAGCCACGGTGGTTCCCGATCCTGCTCGATTCGGATCGCGGTGTAACGAAGGCGTACGGTGTCTATCACGCCTTGTCGGTGGACGCCTACCGCATCGCCCGGCCCTCGGCCTTCGTGATCGGAAAGGATCGCCGCATTTCCTTCATCTTCGTCTCTTCCAATCAGTGGGAGCGCGTCCCCCTGGCCGATCTCCTCGCCGCGCTGGAGGGCGCTTGAGGTCGCTGCGTCGCTTTCTCCCGACAGCGCTGGCCTGCTTCTGCCTCGTCTCTTCTTTGCAATCCCAGGACCTCGAGTCGCTGCGTGCGCTGATTCGCGCCCAGGGCGTCTCGGGGCGCGAAGCGAATGTGCGCGACGCGATCCAGTCACGCCTTCCGGCGGGACGCCGCGCGGAAGTGGACAATCTCGGGAACCTGGTGCTCGTCCTGGGAAGCGGCCGGCCGGTGAGGCTCGTCATGGCGGCGATGGACGAAGCTGGCTTCGTCGTGACGCAGATACGCCCGGATGGCTACTTGCGCGTGCGACGTCCCGCCCGGGAGCCGCTGCCGCCCCGCTTCAACGCCTATTTCGTCGGACAGCCCCTGCTCATCGGCGCCGCCGAGGGGCGGGATCCCATTCCCGCGGCCGGCGCGATCCTGTCGACGCACCTGCAGCGGGGCCGCGCCGATAACGCGGCCCCGGCCCCGCCGCCGCGCGACGAGGATCTCCTGGTGGATGCCGGGGCGCGCAGCGAGGCCGAAGCGAAGGCGGCGGGCATCCGTCTGCTGGCGCCCGTGACCCTGGAGAAAGACCTGGCGGTGCTGGGGGGAGGCATGGTGGCGGGATTCGCGATGGACGGCCGCGCCGGCTGCGAGGTGCTGCTGCAGCTGGCACGCAATGTCACACCGCCGAAAGAGGGATCGCTCGTCCTGGCCTGGGCGGCGCAGAGCTGGTCGGGGGAGCGGGGGGCCCAGCGGCTGGCGAAGCGCTTCGAGGCGGACGAGGTCCTCGTTCTGGATTTCTACTCCGCCGCCGCGGCGGATGAGACCGGGAAGCCGCCGGGCGGCCGGGCGGGGCGCGGTCCCTTCCTGGCCGATTCCCCCG comes from the Candidatus Polarisedimenticolia bacterium genome and includes:
- a CDS encoding PDZ domain-containing protein, translating into ARVGLNQVENFLHSDAFFTHGNSGGPLVDVQGLVLGVNDMTYGAFKAQGYSIPSRMARWVVERIQKDGAYRRGFVGLQVRPADAESLKKFSLKRNRGLLVESVLKGTPAEGAGFHVGDLLFGINGRGATEMYLLQEAVSSVGPDAPLTFNLERAGAETTLSVKTALRPATPRIDPLKDLERYLQAEFVEDPRGGRVDLRIFNNFSIAGSYHLVDNERVLDVLPAQDWKEQPLRPEVFRALSPHSVKSLADLREALVRMYLGGRIGVALNLKAQQQRVVSVVIEENWAVIL
- a CDS encoding PDZ domain-containing protein — encoded protein: MKSTLTRAALLLVVAALLAVGASAALPDQGPAGVASETVCPRCGYRSQAGWRHCAACGWDLRVLAGAEGAARLQKVGASVVGLILVKEPPSIEEAFPPQLVRQFSSGFLARYLPRRTKRFATAFPYSRPGLYVTSARALEWVEVADVRTYNNRIVSAQILGYDLPSGIGVLQANVPDALPLAASELVPGELDPAWAICYPVAVGDGTVDYLPEAFHRGRISAVEQDGTNLIAFEHLLRTDHTLEEGCQGGPLLDAYGAAAGMVLSSPDPGINFAVPAADLKGMVELLAEKKKAERPYFGVGLVKMDERRRARFDLPPDTMLPVVSYLVPGSPAEKAGVQPGDLLGGVGSEAVHSVAGAGSLLLRSVPGTAVSLKLMRRGKEMTLAVNPTPRPAKILLAPADEIQEGLQANLVEVDTGSTSQQGLRFQNLVRGGRGEKEGFHEGDLLISVDGKGVRHLETLNQIVRGGNVHIFGEKSAAAGPPRLATYAMQLSVKTAEKGEKEERYYWNLFPDVLSAPVY
- a CDS encoding trypsin-like peptidase domain-containing protein, producing MNLPALCPGTKRSRSSSSRAWIAALLILLMGTAISWSQAPHCPKCGAEVETGDSYCSQCGAKLEGIAAAAGTAAPQPRESLIQVVAIHDREATSVYEAMANGATVRVDSLLGSGFSLGGGEFLSDASLLMGAREIRIRDARGRTGSARITALDPLVGVGLLSSDLNDIPPLARRQAEPMREGEELLALGYTSASGMAPAVTSTPGVVSGLHRSGFGIHPVEDYLQSDVSLPRGFAGGPGVDAQGRLAGMCTAMQFGQNLMQGMTGIGLLIPAEWLDRSLAWMRAGSPPRVWIGAHVEPADSDSRKLFSLGPNIRWVVEDVFPDSPAQQAGMRRGDGLSKVHGEVLTTLAVVQSILLQAAAGDKWVVEVQREGKAVPIDLVLARRPDRPRLTGRDALRLYGGFEIQPESDSRLVISRVQAGSEASDSKLQPGDALASFFTKKDMEHVERSDARWRSVKDLGDLETQIQRAYSDLDFFLGLRFRCKDGEKRTLFLYQMLTATNAL